A part of Chloroflexota bacterium genomic DNA contains:
- a CDS encoding family 16 glycoside hydrolase, with translation MPDLVDEGNAAIIYQADWTAGLNGWPATAGWSSTGALLQNDGSDFGDANWLGGLWNLHWVAAPYAPPPSLANYAIEAEVQVMRRPQCGSFGVVAGGAYQIGLHMCSADSPPTLSVRAHNPQLSARSNSPQLLANLPLDPGDGWHLYRIELDGPDLHVLVDGVVVADIHDAGAGPAGPVGLWDDHTELAVRAFRVLGL, from the coding sequence GTGCCTGACCTCGTCGACGAGGGAAACGCGGCGATCATTTACCAGGCCGATTGGACGGCGGGGCTGAATGGTTGGCCAGCCACTGCGGGCTGGTCGTCCACCGGTGCGCTTCTCCAAAACGACGGGTCCGACTTCGGCGACGCCAACTGGCTGGGTGGGTTGTGGAATCTCCACTGGGTCGCCGCTCCCTACGCGCCGCCGCCTAGCCTCGCCAACTACGCCATCGAAGCGGAGGTCCAGGTCATGCGTCGTCCTCAGTGCGGAAGCTTCGGCGTGGTGGCCGGCGGCGCGTACCAAATTGGTCTGCACATGTGTAGCGCCGATAGCCCGCCAACGCTCTCTGTCCGAGCGCACAACCCGCAGCTATCGGCCCGGTCGAATAGCCCCCAGCTCCTCGCGAACCTGCCTCTCGACCCCGGTGACGGCTGGCACCTCTACCGGATCGAACTCGACGGACCTGACCTTCACGTCCTGGTCGACGGCGTCGTGGTTGCGGATATTCACGATGCGGGCGCTGGCCCAGCGGGGCCAGTCGGGCTATGGGACGATCACACCGAGCTGGCGGTCCGAGCCTTCCGCGTCCTCGGCCTGTA